Proteins from one Comamonas flocculans genomic window:
- a CDS encoding response regulator transcription factor has product MAIKKVLVVDDSKTELVFLSDLLQKQGYEVATAENADEAYRALETAKPDLILMDVVMPGKNGFQLTRALTNDPKYSDIPIIMCTSKNQETDRVWGMRQGARGYITKPVDAAELREKISALN; this is encoded by the coding sequence ATGGCGATCAAGAAAGTGCTGGTCGTGGATGATTCCAAGACCGAATTGGTGTTTCTGTCCGACCTGCTGCAAAAGCAGGGTTATGAAGTGGCCACGGCGGAAAATGCCGACGAGGCCTACCGCGCGCTGGAGACGGCCAAGCCCGACCTCATCCTCATGGACGTGGTCATGCCGGGCAAGAACGGCTTTCAGCTCACCCGCGCGCTCACCAACGACCCCAAGTATTCGGACATCCCGATCATCATGTGCACCAGCAAGAACCAGGAAACCGACCGGGTCTGGGGCATGCGCCAGGGCGCGCGCGGCTACATCACCAAGCCGGTGGACGCGGCCGAGCTGCGCGAGAAGATCAGCGCGCTGAACTGA
- a CDS encoding chemotaxis protein CheW has protein sequence MAERETLKDVQLRLLARLQAASAENVAVASWLAVECADLRLLLPLTQAGEIFSWSGTQPVPHARPWFLGVANLRGVLAGVIDLAMLLGAPVQARSEQALSECALVTMGAALEVNAALLIDRFAGLRGAQDFVATQPPAPDALPCMRAVQINARDEHWQILDLQTLAQDAAFLNIGA, from the coding sequence ATGGCAGAACGCGAAACACTCAAGGACGTTCAGCTGCGCCTGCTCGCCCGCCTGCAGGCGGCCAGCGCCGAAAACGTGGCCGTGGCTTCGTGGCTCGCCGTCGAATGCGCCGACTTGCGGCTCTTGCTGCCGCTGACGCAGGCGGGCGAGATCTTCTCCTGGTCGGGCACGCAACCCGTGCCCCACGCCCGCCCCTGGTTTCTGGGCGTGGCCAATTTGCGCGGCGTGCTCGCCGGCGTGATCGATCTGGCCATGCTGCTGGGCGCGCCGGTGCAGGCGCGCTCGGAGCAGGCGCTGTCCGAATGCGCGCTCGTGACCATGGGAGCGGCGCTGGAAGTCAATGCGGCGCTGCTGATCGACCGTTTTGCCGGCCTGCGCGGCGCCCAGGATTTCGTTGCGACGCAGCCACCGGCGCCAGATGCCTTGCCATGCATGCGAGCGGTGCAGATCAATGCGCGCGACGAACACTGGCAGATCCTCGACTTGCAGACGCTCGCACAGGATGCGGCGTTTTTGAACATCGGCGCTTGA
- a CDS encoding Hpt domain-containing protein produces the protein MSPTGAPHAAVRDVRYEEQDLGPLAWVHAELRKMLDGAVKQLRHFAHEIESSGESDLASHDVTPLRNVRLTLHQCTGALVMVGMEQTALVLQAMEAALQRLTQQPELCRNEAVSMLEGASFAVIEYLDSILAGKSTSPVALFPQYRQVQQLAGVPHVHPMDLWPAERRMREPVFPGSVLPLPYSPEVRTHLDSAVLRIVKNGDVDAAMDMQHLCMGFAAAQQQTQPRLFWKAAAGFFEAIGRRWLPVDAYVKRTTSRVLMQYTALARGDTALAERLLPELLFFCAQARMPEDATGVTALRSVRHAWDLQRSAPVDYESPRFGLCDPALLAQARKRIAAATETWSALAGGDKHKIKLAADQFSLVCDSLRKLQLDSEPLAEALMRAVAVPLHSAQPPAPALAMEVATAVLYLQAAFEELDAAREHMAERGSRLAGRLDGVTLGGESQPLEPWMEELYRRVSDQQTMGSVVGELRVTLADVEKSLDQYFRKPEDTAVLAPVPGGMQQMRGVLSVLGLEQASLAVLRMRDLIEQLMLHEVPAQEQPRVVERLGNSLGALGFLVDMLGYQRAMAAKLFVYDEELGELKIVMGSTARTRMEDSQDDAEHVLAARASDAPEFEVDPQLLAPTEAPSTPADPLTPQASDTPAAEAPGASALLDLDLPTLDLGGHLDAAPAAPAPTLAADEAPAPLVPAVADPAMVPEQAAAPQERASETPAAEPEQAQIDEELLEIFIEEAREVIANGLAAVQALHEQPGDIEEQTTLRRAFHTLKGSSRMVGLQEFGEAAWAMEQVLNDWLVHQKPASVELRTLCHDALQAFAAWIQDLAQGGARAWSAADFQGVAQAMRAEGVLRPWVHAGTGASADAAHAEVDGAVDPMVGTAPLPTPVPEAPGESAHDSGFGFADTLIEGPLDAAAEAAAPSASDVPGHSALLPEDLFAPATEAGTPAAETEPEPTEFAPALPSIVDGEFKEVGHLRVPAALYNVYLSEAEEWSGRLVAQVQEWASAVSPAVSEEAVAMAHSLAGSSATVGFVDLSALSRTLEHALQHLQLLGHVPAEHLGTLSEAVDEIRRLLHQFAAGFLKVPQVAVLQQLDALLQTDISSGSQSLAAQAPQDEADLEETLINRLQEWRDSQIGALSAPAEPEAPAQPEPAGGPAPEALIEPEADADAIPEHAPASETEPDAAGEPQAASEQDDQAAPAIEAAAPALLAVDEVSDDPFQHDQEIDRAIAQAIAADADEDEIDVIDTIDPDLFPIFEEEAQELLPTLGGALRQWLEQPADMAARAELLRALHTLKGSARLAGALRLGEMAHRMESAVEGVDAESATVADIDPLMTRFDGLQATFDALRAMGQEPAEPASQASAGATDAPESALGADDAHTAAKPLVAQAAVVRPVELVRGSARTGGGQQVRVRSQLLDRMVNDVGEVLIARSRLSTRVLQMRGSLDDLSGNLERLRAQLRDIEVQAESQMQSRQAQSRESAAAFDPLEFDRFTRMQELTRMMAESVNDVATVQRALQRSVEGAEDDLTAQGRQARELQRELLRTRMVEFDSLSERLYAVVRQASRETGKQVRLDIVGGTIEMDRGVLERMAPAFEHLLRNCVGHGIESAAAREAAGKPVAGTIVVTAGYEGNDVSVEFRDDGAGLDVERIRERALAQGLIAPDEAIDVQRAAELIFQPGFSTAAEVTELAGRGIGMDVVRTEVQSLGGRIETTSTAGQGTAFRMVLPLTTAVTQVVMVRLGKLSMGIPANIIEVVRRASSEELEQAYAAGAYLEAPLYWAGALLQASAGSTQAAEKTRPVVIVRSASQRLALHVDEVLGNQEVVVKNLGPQLSTLPGLAGMSVLASGAVVLIYNPVALATVYGEQARAVMRSPEALRGKAAPAQALPAATALQSTAAVPLVLVVDDSITVRRVTQRLLQREGYRVALAADGLQALQRLREERPVVVLSDIEMPRMDGFDLARAIRADDKLADLPIIMITSRMAEKHKEHAVALGVSHYLGKPYSDEVLLGLVQRYAEMEQAVAQD, from the coding sequence ATGTCACCCACGGGGGCCCCGCACGCAGCGGTGCGCGACGTTCGTTATGAGGAGCAGGACCTGGGTCCCCTGGCATGGGTACACGCCGAGCTGCGCAAGATGCTGGACGGCGCAGTCAAGCAGCTGCGCCATTTCGCGCATGAAATCGAGAGTTCGGGCGAATCCGACCTTGCATCGCACGACGTCACGCCGCTGCGCAACGTGCGCCTGACGCTGCACCAGTGCACCGGCGCGCTGGTCATGGTGGGCATGGAGCAGACCGCACTGGTGCTGCAGGCCATGGAAGCGGCGCTGCAGCGGCTGACCCAGCAGCCCGAACTGTGCCGCAACGAGGCCGTCTCGATGCTCGAGGGCGCGAGTTTCGCGGTCATCGAATACCTGGACAGCATCCTGGCGGGCAAGAGCACTTCGCCGGTGGCGCTGTTCCCGCAGTACCGCCAGGTGCAGCAGCTTGCGGGCGTGCCGCACGTGCATCCCATGGACCTGTGGCCGGCCGAGCGGCGCATGCGCGAGCCGGTCTTTCCCGGCTCGGTACTGCCCCTGCCCTACAGCCCCGAGGTGCGCACGCATCTGGATTCGGCCGTGCTGCGCATCGTCAAGAATGGCGACGTGGATGCGGCCATGGACATGCAGCATCTGTGCATGGGTTTCGCCGCGGCGCAGCAGCAGACCCAGCCGCGCCTGTTCTGGAAGGCTGCCGCGGGCTTCTTCGAGGCCATAGGTCGACGCTGGCTGCCGGTCGACGCCTACGTCAAGCGCACCACCTCGCGCGTGCTGATGCAGTACACCGCGCTCGCGCGTGGTGACACCGCGCTGGCCGAGCGCCTGCTGCCCGAACTGCTCTTCTTCTGCGCCCAGGCGCGCATGCCCGAGGACGCCACGGGCGTGACCGCCCTGCGCTCGGTGCGCCACGCCTGGGACCTGCAGCGCAGCGCACCGGTCGACTACGAATCGCCGCGCTTCGGCCTGTGCGATCCGGCGCTGCTGGCCCAGGCACGCAAGCGCATTGCGGCGGCCACCGAAACCTGGTCGGCGCTGGCGGGCGGCGACAAGCACAAGATCAAGCTCGCGGCCGACCAGTTCAGCCTGGTCTGCGATTCGCTGCGCAAGCTGCAGCTCGATAGCGAGCCGCTGGCCGAAGCGCTGATGCGCGCCGTGGCCGTGCCGCTGCATTCGGCGCAGCCGCCTGCTCCCGCATTGGCGATGGAGGTGGCCACCGCGGTGCTCTATCTGCAGGCCGCGTTCGAAGAGCTCGACGCGGCGCGCGAACACATGGCCGAGCGCGGCAGCAGGCTGGCCGGGCGGCTCGACGGCGTCACGCTGGGGGGGGAATCCCAGCCGCTCGAACCATGGATGGAAGAGCTGTACCGGCGCGTGAGCGACCAGCAGACCATGGGCAGCGTGGTGGGCGAGCTGCGCGTGACCCTGGCCGACGTGGAAAAGTCGCTCGACCAGTACTTCCGCAAGCCCGAAGATACCGCGGTGCTTGCCCCGGTGCCCGGGGGCATGCAGCAGATGCGCGGCGTGCTGTCGGTGCTTGGGCTGGAGCAGGCCTCGCTGGCAGTGCTGCGCATGCGCGACCTGATCGAGCAACTGATGCTGCACGAAGTGCCGGCCCAGGAGCAGCCGCGCGTGGTAGAGCGCCTGGGCAACAGCCTGGGGGCGCTGGGCTTTCTCGTGGACATGCTGGGTTACCAGCGCGCCATGGCCGCCAAGCTCTTCGTGTACGACGAAGAGCTGGGCGAGCTCAAGATCGTCATGGGCTCCACTGCCCGCACCCGCATGGAAGACAGCCAGGACGACGCCGAGCACGTCCTGGCGGCGCGCGCGAGCGATGCGCCGGAGTTCGAAGTCGATCCGCAATTGCTCGCGCCGACCGAGGCGCCGTCGACACCCGCGGACCCCCTGACGCCGCAGGCCTCCGATACGCCGGCTGCAGAAGCCCCGGGCGCGTCTGCGCTGCTGGACTTGGACTTGCCCACGCTGGACCTGGGAGGGCATTTGGATGCCGCGCCGGCCGCCCCCGCGCCAACGCTGGCGGCCGACGAGGCACCGGCCCCGCTCGTGCCGGCCGTCGCCGATCCGGCGATGGTGCCCGAGCAGGCTGCGGCGCCGCAAGAGCGTGCGAGCGAAACGCCCGCCGCCGAACCCGAGCAGGCGCAGATCGACGAAGAACTGCTGGAGATCTTCATCGAGGAAGCGCGCGAGGTCATCGCCAATGGTCTGGCGGCCGTGCAAGCGCTGCATGAGCAGCCCGGCGACATCGAAGAACAGACCACGCTGCGCCGGGCGTTTCACACGCTCAAGGGCAGCTCGCGCATGGTCGGCCTGCAGGAATTCGGCGAAGCCGCCTGGGCCATGGAGCAGGTGCTCAACGACTGGCTGGTCCACCAAAAACCGGCGTCGGTGGAGCTCAGAACCCTCTGCCACGACGCCTTGCAGGCTTTTGCCGCCTGGATCCAGGACCTTGCGCAGGGTGGTGCCCGTGCCTGGAGCGCCGCGGACTTCCAGGGTGTGGCCCAGGCCATGCGCGCCGAGGGTGTGCTGCGGCCCTGGGTGCATGCCGGGACCGGTGCGAGCGCGGACGCCGCGCACGCCGAAGTCGATGGTGCGGTCGACCCGATGGTGGGCACCGCACCGCTGCCGACGCCCGTGCCCGAAGCGCCAGGCGAGAGTGCGCACGATTCGGGTTTTGGTTTTGCCGACACCCTGATCGAAGGCCCCCTGGATGCCGCAGCCGAGGCCGCGGCGCCAAGCGCATCCGACGTGCCCGGGCACTCCGCGCTGCTGCCCGAGGACCTCTTCGCGCCGGCGACCGAGGCGGGCACGCCGGCGGCCGAAACCGAGCCCGAACCGACCGAGTTTGCGCCGGCGCTGCCGAGCATCGTCGACGGGGAGTTCAAGGAGGTCGGGCACCTGCGCGTGCCTGCCGCCCTGTACAACGTCTATCTGAGCGAAGCGGAGGAATGGTCGGGGCGCCTGGTCGCCCAGGTGCAGGAATGGGCGAGCGCGGTCTCGCCCGCCGTCTCGGAAGAGGCGGTGGCGATGGCGCATTCGCTGGCTGGCAGCTCCGCCACGGTCGGCTTTGTGGATCTGTCCGCTCTGTCGCGCACGCTCGAGCATGCGCTGCAGCACCTGCAACTGCTGGGGCACGTGCCGGCCGAGCACCTGGGCACGCTCAGTGAGGCGGTCGATGAGATCCGCCGCCTGCTGCACCAGTTTGCGGCCGGCTTCCTCAAGGTGCCGCAGGTCGCGGTGCTGCAGCAGCTCGATGCATTGTTGCAGACCGATATCAGCAGCGGCTCGCAGTCCCTGGCGGCGCAGGCGCCGCAGGACGAGGCCGACCTCGAGGAAACGCTGATCAACCGCCTGCAGGAATGGCGCGACTCGCAGATCGGGGCGCTGTCCGCCCCGGCCGAACCCGAGGCGCCCGCGCAGCCCGAGCCGGCCGGTGGGCCCGCACCAGAGGCGCTCATCGAGCCCGAGGCTGACGCCGACGCGATTCCCGAGCATGCCCCGGCTTCCGAAACGGAACCAGATGCTGCAGGCGAGCCCCAAGCTGCATCGGAACAGGACGATCAGGCTGCTCCTGCAATCGAGGCTGCCGCCCCGGCCCTGCTGGCGGTCGACGAGGTGTCCGACGACCCCTTCCAGCACGATCAGGAGATCGACCGCGCCATCGCCCAGGCCATCGCCGCCGATGCCGACGAAGACGAAATCGATGTCATAGACACCATCGATCCCGATCTCTTTCCGATTTTCGAAGAAGAGGCGCAGGAGCTGTTGCCGACTCTGGGCGGCGCCTTGCGCCAGTGGCTCGAGCAGCCGGCCGACATGGCGGCGCGCGCCGAATTGCTGCGCGCGCTGCATACGCTCAAGGGCAGTGCGCGCCTGGCGGGCGCCCTGCGCCTGGGCGAGATGGCCCACCGCATGGAATCGGCGGTCGAGGGGGTCGATGCCGAGTCCGCGACGGTCGCGGACATCGACCCCTTGATGACGCGCTTTGACGGCCTGCAGGCCACCTTCGACGCCTTGCGCGCGATGGGGCAGGAGCCCGCCGAGCCGGCGTCGCAGGCGAGCGCCGGCGCGACCGATGCACCAGAGAGCGCCCTTGGCGCCGACGACGCCCATACCGCAGCCAAGCCGCTGGTGGCCCAGGCGGCGGTAGTGCGGCCGGTGGAGCTGGTGCGCGGTTCCGCGCGCACCGGCGGGGGGCAGCAGGTGCGCGTGCGCTCGCAGCTGCTCGACCGCATGGTCAACGACGTGGGCGAGGTGCTGATTGCGCGTTCGCGCCTGTCCACGCGCGTGCTGCAGATGCGCGGCTCGCTCGACGACCTCAGCGGCAACCTGGAGCGCCTGCGCGCCCAGCTGCGCGACATCGAGGTGCAGGCCGAATCGCAGATGCAATCGCGCCAGGCGCAGTCGCGCGAGAGCGCGGCGGCGTTCGACCCGCTGGAGTTCGACCGCTTCACGCGCATGCAGGAGCTCACGCGCATGATGGCCGAATCGGTCAATGACGTGGCGACGGTGCAGCGCGCGCTGCAGCGCTCGGTGGAAGGCGCGGAAGACGACCTCACTGCCCAGGGCCGCCAGGCGCGCGAGCTGCAGCGCGAGCTGCTGCGCACGCGCATGGTGGAGTTCGATTCGCTCTCCGAGCGTCTGTACGCGGTGGTGCGCCAGGCCAGCCGCGAGACCGGCAAGCAGGTGCGCCTGGACATCGTCGGCGGCACGATAGAGATGGACCGCGGCGTGCTCGAGCGCATGGCCCCGGCTTTCGAGCACCTGCTGCGCAACTGTGTCGGCCACGGCATCGAGTCGGCTGCGGCCCGCGAAGCGGCGGGCAAGCCGGTGGCCGGCACCATCGTGGTGACGGCCGGTTACGAAGGCAACGACGTGTCGGTGGAGTTCCGCGACGACGGCGCGGGGCTGGACGTCGAGCGCATCCGCGAGCGCGCGCTGGCCCAGGGCCTGATCGCGCCGGACGAGGCCATCGACGTGCAGCGCGCGGCCGAGCTCATTTTCCAGCCGGGTTTTTCCACCGCCGCCGAAGTGACCGAGCTGGCCGGGCGCGGCATAGGCATGGACGTGGTGCGCACCGAGGTGCAGTCGCTGGGCGGGCGCATCGAAACCACCAGCACGGCGGGGCAGGGTACGGCATTTCGCATGGTGTTGCCCCTGACCACGGCGGTGACGCAGGTGGTCATGGTGCGCCTGGGCAAGCTCAGCATGGGCATACCCGCAAACATCATCGAAGTGGTGCGCCGCGCCAGCTCCGAAGAACTGGAGCAAGCCTACGCCGCTGGCGCTTACCTGGAGGCGCCGCTGTACTGGGCGGGAGCGCTGCTGCAGGCTTCGGCCGGCAGCACGCAGGCGGCCGAGAAGACGCGCCCCGTCGTCATCGTGCGCAGCGCCTCGCAGCGCCTTGCGCTGCATGTGGACGAAGTGCTCGGCAACCAGGAAGTCGTGGTCAAGAACCTGGGGCCGCAGCTGTCCACGCTGCCTGGCCTGGCAGGCATGTCGGTGCTCGCTTCGGGCGCGGTGGTGCTGATCTACAACCCGGTGGCCCTGGCCACGGTGTACGGCGAGCAGGCGCGTGCGGTGATGCGCTCGCCCGAGGCGCTGCGCGGCAAGGCCGCGCCGGCCCAGGCGCTGCCCGCAGCGACGGCGCTGCAGTCCACCGCGGCCGTGCCTCTGGTGCTGGTGGTGGACGATTCGATCACGGTGCGCCGCGTCACCCAGCGCCTGCTGCAGCGCGAGGGCTACCGGGTGGCGCTCGCGGCCGACGGCCTGCAGGCGCTGCAGCGCCTGCGCGAGGAGCGCCCGGTGGTGGTGCTCTCCGACATCGAGATGCCGCGCATGGATGGCTTCGACCTGGCGCGCGCGATACGGGCCGACGACAAGCTCGCCGACCTGCCCATCATCATGATCACCTCGCGCATGGCCGAAAAGCACAAGGAGCACGCGGTGGCCCTGGGCGTGAGCCACTACCTGGGCAAGCCCTATTCGGACGAGGTGCTGCTCGGCCTGGTGCAGCGTTACGCGGAAATGGAGCAGGCGGTGGCCCAGGACTGA
- the hemL gene encoding glutamate-1-semialdehyde 2,1-aminomutase gives MTHAQDPNDALFDHARALIPGGVNSPVRAFRAVGGTPAFITRGQGAYLWDADGRRLIDYVGSWGPMILGHGHPAVLEAVHRAVDQGMSFGAPTERESELAEEIVRHMPAIEMLRLVSSGTEAGMSAIRLARGATGRSKIVKFNGCYHGHADALLVKAGSGLATFGHATSAGVPEVVVQDTLVLEYNDVAQLEEAFALHGAQIACVIMEPIAGNMNFVRASIPFMRAARELCTKHGALLIIDEVMTGFRVALGGAQSLYAKEIAGFAPDLTMLGKVVGGGMPLAAFGGRREVMEQLAPLGPVYQAGTLSGNPVATACGLATLREVAQPDFHARLAERTRALIAGLARAAADEGVALCGDSEGGMMGYFLLPELPGNYTEVLQSDGARFNRLFHGLLERGVYTAPALYEAGFVSSAHSAGDIEETVAAARAVFRQLASA, from the coding sequence ATGACACATGCCCAAGACCCCAACGACGCCCTCTTCGACCATGCCAGGGCCCTGATCCCGGGCGGCGTGAATTCGCCCGTGCGCGCCTTTCGCGCGGTCGGCGGCACGCCCGCCTTCATCACGCGCGGCCAGGGCGCCTACCTCTGGGACGCCGACGGGCGGCGCCTCATCGACTATGTCGGCTCCTGGGGGCCGATGATCCTGGGCCACGGCCACCCCGCGGTGCTCGAGGCCGTGCACCGCGCGGTCGACCAGGGCATGTCCTTCGGCGCGCCCACCGAACGCGAAAGCGAACTGGCCGAGGAGATCGTGCGCCACATGCCCGCCATCGAAATGCTGCGCCTGGTGAGCTCGGGCACCGAGGCGGGGATGAGCGCGATCCGCCTGGCGCGCGGCGCCACCGGACGCAGCAAGATCGTCAAATTCAACGGCTGCTACCACGGCCATGCGGACGCGCTGCTGGTCAAGGCCGGCTCGGGCCTGGCGACCTTCGGCCACGCCACCAGCGCGGGCGTGCCCGAGGTGGTGGTGCAGGACACGCTGGTGCTCGAGTACAACGACGTGGCGCAGCTGGAAGAGGCCTTCGCGCTGCACGGCGCGCAGATCGCCTGCGTGATCATGGAGCCGATCGCGGGCAACATGAACTTCGTGCGCGCAAGCATCCCCTTCATGCGCGCGGCGCGCGAGCTGTGCACGAAGCACGGCGCGCTGCTCATCATCGACGAGGTGATGACCGGCTTTCGCGTGGCGCTCGGTGGTGCGCAAAGCCTGTACGCGAAGGAGATTGCGGGCTTTGCGCCCGACCTCACCATGCTGGGCAAGGTGGTGGGCGGCGGCATGCCGCTGGCGGCCTTTGGCGGGCGCCGCGAGGTGATGGAGCAGCTTGCGCCGCTGGGCCCGGTCTACCAGGCGGGCACGCTGTCGGGCAACCCGGTGGCGACGGCCTGCGGCCTGGCGACGCTGCGGGAGGTGGCCCAGCCGGACTTCCATGCGCGCCTGGCCGAGCGCACGCGCGCGCTCATCGCAGGTCTCGCGCGCGCGGCGGCCGACGAGGGCGTGGCGCTGTGCGGCGACAGCGAGGGCGGCATGATGGGCTACTTCCTGCTGCCCGAGCTGCCGGGCAACTACACCGAGGTGCTGCAGAGCGACGGCGCGCGCTTCAACCGGCTGTTCCACGGCCTGCTGGAGCGCGGCGTCTACACCGCGCCCGCACTCTACGAGGCGGGCTTCGTCAGCAGCGCGCACAGCGCGGGCGACATCGAAGAGACCGTGGCCGCCGCGCGTGCGGTGTTTCGCCAGCTGGCCTCAGCCTGA
- a CDS encoding methyl-accepting chemotaxis protein produces MSLVDALNRLLGRAPAQAEAQPSRVDLGVDPQHGEGLSTAFRSDGAESIRGEGGEPAAPDAASSEDDKITLPVLGRATAATHQRHLLALLGMGVLVLVLFGGWLVQRAQTSARQLTAVGEALTQSQRLVKAFDEALGGRPKAFEELADSSRGFSRNIQALTSGNSELGVKALGASFRAELEDMRPIMERVERYVSAMQSQTSTLVETRKAMQAMNQESGDWLRAARAVAARAYQDGDIAAMDAAGRLATLTQRIILDANLVYGGAGVGVQAQLDEDVANFRALTQRNSQLLVGSDGAALLALYDENEPRATLLLDSASELSASRSAQSVLLADAEPARESLESIQAKLTAQAGYGISEIALLAVLALFVLLCGVGIARVQLRESERRQLLSEQQRQEARLQELEAKRINDANQAAILRLMNELQSVAEGDLTQEATVTEDITGAIADSVNYTVEELRVLVGSVQNTATRVAQTTTQVDGTSTELLAASSEQLREIRETGQSVLDMAARINQVSSQAQESASVAQQSRQAADEGLKAVQNAIGGMNAIRDQIQDTSKRIKRLGESSQEIGEITELISGITEQTNLLALNAAIQAASAGEAGRGFSVVAEEVQRLAERSADATRQIAALVKAIQTDTQDAVAAMERSTRGVVEGARLSDSAGTALSEIDNVSRKLAELIESISSSTLREASLANGVAENIQHIFAVTEQTGEGTRTTAHQVRELSKMAEELRQSVARFKIA; encoded by the coding sequence ATGTCCTTGGTTGATGCACTGAACAGACTCCTGGGGCGGGCGCCGGCGCAAGCCGAGGCCCAGCCCAGCCGGGTCGATCTCGGGGTGGACCCGCAGCATGGCGAAGGCCTGTCCACGGCGTTTCGCTCGGACGGCGCCGAGAGCATCCGCGGCGAGGGTGGAGAGCCCGCCGCACCGGACGCTGCCTCGAGCGAAGACGACAAGATCACGCTGCCGGTGCTGGGCCGCGCCACTGCGGCGACCCACCAGCGCCACCTGCTGGCCCTGCTCGGCATGGGCGTGCTCGTTCTCGTGCTGTTCGGCGGCTGGCTGGTGCAGCGCGCGCAGACCTCCGCGCGCCAGTTGACCGCCGTGGGTGAAGCCCTGACGCAGTCGCAGCGCCTGGTCAAGGCGTTCGACGAGGCGCTGGGCGGTCGGCCCAAGGCCTTTGAAGAACTGGCCGACAGCTCGCGCGGCTTTTCGCGCAACATCCAGGCGCTCACCAGCGGCAACAGCGAGCTCGGGGTGAAGGCGCTGGGCGCGTCCTTCCGCGCCGAGCTCGAGGACATGCGCCCGATCATGGAGCGTGTGGAGCGCTACGTCTCGGCCATGCAATCGCAGACCTCCACGCTGGTGGAAACGCGCAAGGCCATGCAGGCGATGAACCAGGAGTCGGGCGACTGGCTGCGCGCGGCCCGCGCGGTCGCGGCACGTGCCTACCAGGACGGCGACATCGCGGCCATGGACGCCGCCGGGCGCCTGGCCACGCTGACCCAGCGCATCATCCTGGACGCGAACCTGGTGTATGGCGGCGCCGGCGTCGGCGTGCAGGCGCAGCTCGACGAGGACGTGGCGAACTTCCGTGCGCTCACGCAGCGCAATTCCCAGCTGCTGGTCGGCTCCGACGGCGCGGCGCTGCTGGCGCTGTACGACGAGAACGAGCCGCGCGCCACGCTGCTGCTGGACAGCGCCTCCGAACTCTCGGCCTCGCGCAGCGCGCAGTCGGTGCTGCTGGCCGACGCCGAGCCCGCGCGCGAGTCACTGGAGTCGATCCAGGCCAAACTCACGGCGCAGGCCGGTTACGGCATCAGCGAGATCGCCCTGCTGGCTGTGCTGGCCCTGTTCGTGCTGCTGTGCGGCGTGGGCATTGCACGCGTGCAGCTGCGTGAAAGCGAGCGCCGCCAGCTGCTGTCCGAGCAGCAGCGTCAGGAAGCGCGCCTGCAGGAGCTCGAGGCCAAGCGCATCAACGACGCCAACCAGGCGGCCATCTTGCGCCTGATGAACGAGCTGCAGTCGGTGGCCGAGGGCGACCTGACGCAGGAAGCCACGGTGACCGAGGACATCACCGGCGCGATCGCCGACTCGGTGAACTACACGGTGGAAGAGTTGCGCGTGCTGGTGGGCAGCGTGCAGAACACCGCCACGCGCGTGGCGCAGACGACCACGCAGGTGGACGGCACCTCGACCGAGCTGCTGGCGGCCTCCAGCGAGCAGCTGCGCGAGATTCGCGAGACCGGCCAGTCGGTGCTCGACATGGCGGCGCGCATCAACCAGGTGTCCTCGCAGGCGCAGGAATCGGCCTCGGTGGCCCAGCAGTCCAGGCAGGCGGCCGATGAGGGCCTGAAGGCGGTGCAGAACGCCATCGGCGGCATGAACGCGATCCGCGACCAGATCCAGGACACCTCCAAGCGTATCAAGCGCCTGGGCGAATCGTCGCAGGAGATTGGCGAAATCACCGAGCTGATCTCGGGCATTACCGAACAGACCAACCTGCTGGCCCTGAACGCCGCCATCCAGGCGGCATCCGCCGGCGAGGCGGGGCGCGGCTTCTCGGTGGTGGCCGAGGAAGTGCAGCGCCTGGCCGAGCGCTCGGCGGACGCCACGCGCCAGATTGCCGCGCTGGTGAAGGCGATCCAGACCGACACCCAGGACGCGGTGGCCGCCATGGAGCGTTCCACGCGCGGCGTGGTCGAGGGGGCGCGCCTGTCCGACAGCGCCGGTACCGCGCTGTCCGAGATCGACAACGTCTCGCGCAAGCTCGCCGAGCTCATCGAGAGCATCTCCTCATCCACGCTGCGCGAAGCCAGCCTGGCCAACGGCGTGGCCGAGAACATTCAGCACATCTTCGCGGTGACCGAGCAGACCGGTGAGGGCACGCGCACCACGGCGCACCAGGTGCGCGAGCTGTCCAAGATGGCGGAGGAATTGCGCCAGTCGGTCGCGCGGTTCAAGATTGCCTGA
- a CDS encoding response regulator: MATATTGPTIKVLVVDDSNTIRRSAEIFLKQGGHEVLLADDGFDALSKVNDYQPQLIFCDILMPKLDGYQTVAIIKRNPRFADTPVVMLSSKDGVFDKARGRMVGCQDYLTKPFTKDQLLQAVQQFGRVQPGAQ; the protein is encoded by the coding sequence TTGGCGACAGCGACTACCGGTCCCACGATCAAGGTGCTCGTGGTGGACGACAGCAACACGATCCGGCGCAGCGCCGAGATATTCCTCAAACAGGGTGGTCACGAGGTCTTGCTTGCCGACGACGGCTTTGACGCGCTGTCCAAGGTCAACGACTACCAGCCCCAACTCATCTTTTGCGACATCCTGATGCCCAAGCTCGATGGCTACCAGACCGTGGCCATCATCAAGCGCAATCCGCGTTTTGCCGACACCCCGGTGGTCATGCTGTCCTCCAAGGACGGTGTCTTCGACAAGGCGCGCGGGCGCATGGTGGGCTGCCAGGACTACCTCACCAAACCCTTTACCAAGGATCAGTTGCTGCAGGCGGTGCAGCAATTTGGCCGTGTGCAACCAGGAGCTCAGTAA